Proteins encoded by one window of Pseudomonas sp. PSKL.D1:
- a CDS encoding MFS transporter, whose protein sequence is MLKPNAAAPIDVKDWIDSQAIKPYQWLILALCFLIVLFDGFDVAVMGFIAPSLMQDWGLSRAVFGPVMSAGMVGLALGALTAGPYADRLGRKKILMLAVSGFSVLSLACAFARTPYELAALRLLTGVALGAAMPNCTTLLAEFLPERSRALLITLMFTGFNMGSGLGGFLAAWLIPQHGWQAVLLVGGVLPLALLPALLWLLPESPRFLAARQAPAAQVAAVLGKLGGHFAEGTRFTVNEPPVQHKAPARQLFSAQYRLGTLALWATYFMGLLVIYLTMGWLPTLLRDGGLSIERAATITGLFQIGGTLGAIVVGWVMDRSNPNRVIAVAYALGGLCIVALGAFSLESSLLVIGVTAAGFCMSGAQTGLNAFAPGYYPTEFRATGVSWMLGIGRFGAIFGSLIGGAVLSLGLGLPLLFTLLGLPAFVAAVAILANGHARLRTRRALAAQ, encoded by the coding sequence ATGCTCAAACCCAATGCCGCTGCACCCATTGACGTGAAGGACTGGATCGACAGCCAGGCCATCAAGCCCTACCAGTGGCTGATACTGGCGCTGTGTTTTCTGATCGTGTTGTTCGACGGTTTCGACGTTGCCGTGATGGGCTTCATCGCCCCCTCGCTGATGCAGGACTGGGGGCTTTCCCGCGCCGTCTTTGGCCCGGTGATGAGTGCCGGCATGGTTGGCCTGGCGTTAGGCGCACTGACCGCCGGCCCCTACGCCGACCGCCTGGGCCGCAAGAAAATCCTGATGCTGGCGGTGAGCGGTTTCAGCGTGCTGAGCCTGGCCTGTGCGTTTGCCCGCACGCCCTACGAGCTGGCTGCACTGCGCCTGCTCACCGGCGTCGCGCTGGGGGCCGCCATGCCCAACTGCACCACGCTGCTGGCCGAGTTTCTGCCTGAGCGCAGCCGCGCCTTGCTGATCACATTGATGTTTACCGGTTTCAACATGGGCTCCGGCCTGGGCGGTTTCCTGGCCGCCTGGCTGATCCCGCAGCATGGCTGGCAAGCGGTACTGCTGGTGGGTGGCGTGCTGCCGCTGGCGCTGCTGCCTGCGCTGCTGTGGCTGCTGCCCGAGTCGCCGCGTTTTCTGGCTGCTCGCCAGGCGCCCGCCGCCCAGGTGGCCGCCGTGCTGGGCAAACTGGGTGGCCATTTCGCCGAAGGCACCCGCTTCACCGTCAATGAACCGCCCGTGCAGCACAAGGCACCCGCCAGGCAGTTGTTCAGCGCGCAGTACCGCCTGGGCACGCTGGCGTTGTGGGCGACCTACTTCATGGGCCTGCTGGTGATCTACCTGACCATGGGCTGGCTGCCCACGCTGCTGCGCGACGGCGGCCTGTCGATAGAGCGGGCCGCCACCATCACCGGCCTGTTCCAGATCGGCGGTACGCTGGGCGCGATCGTGGTCGGCTGGGTCATGGACCGCAGCAACCCCAACCGGGTCATCGCCGTGGCCTATGCGCTGGGCGGGTTGTGCATCGTTGCGCTGGGCGCCTTCAGCCTGGAGTCGAGCCTGCTGGTAATCGGCGTGACCGCAGCGGGCTTTTGCATGAGCGGTGCGCAAACCGGCCTGAATGCGTTTGCCCCCGGCTACTACCCCACGGAGTTCCGCGCCACGGGTGTAAGCTGGATGCTCGGTATCGGCCGCTTTGGCGCCATCTTCGGCTCACTGATCGGCGGTGCGGTGCTCAGCCTGGGCCTGGGCTTGCCACTGCTGTTCACCCTCCTTGGCCTGCCGGCATTCGTCGCAGCCGTGGCGATTTTGGCCAACGGCCACGCCCGGCTTCGCACTCGCCGCGCGCTGGCCGCGCAGTAA
- a CDS encoding gallate dioxygenase has protein sequence MARIIGGLAVSHTPTIGFAVDHDKQQEAAWAPIFESFEPIREWLQARKPDVLFYIFNDHVTSFFFDHYSAFTLGVDDQYGVADEGGNPRDLPPVGGHAALSRHIGESLMADEFDMSFFRDKPLDHGFFSPMSALLPHEAGWPVQIVPLQVGVLQLPIPTARRCYKLGQALRRAIESYPQDLKVAIVATGGVSHQVHGERCGFNNPQWDAQFMELLVNDPQRLTEMTLAEYATLGGMEGAEVITWLIMRGALSASVERLHQGYYLPSMTGIATLLLENRDTAVPAPVNERHRQHMRHQLAGAETLEGTYPYTLERSAKGYRLNKFLHRLIEPQWRQRFLSEPEALFQHAELSEQERDLLRRRDWRGLIHYGVIFFVLEKLGAVLGVSNLDIYAAMRGQSLDDFMKTRNQQVRYSVAGKASQ, from the coding sequence ATGGCTCGCATCATTGGTGGCCTGGCCGTCTCCCACACCCCGACCATCGGCTTCGCCGTTGACCACGACAAACAGCAGGAAGCCGCCTGGGCACCGATCTTCGAAAGCTTCGAACCGATCCGCGAATGGCTGCAGGCGCGTAAACCGGACGTGCTGTTCTACATCTTCAACGACCATGTCACGTCGTTTTTCTTTGATCACTACAGCGCCTTCACTCTGGGCGTGGATGACCAGTACGGCGTGGCCGATGAAGGCGGCAACCCCCGCGACCTGCCGCCGGTGGGTGGCCATGCGGCCTTGTCGCGGCACATTGGCGAAAGCCTGATGGCCGACGAGTTCGACATGAGCTTTTTCCGCGACAAACCGCTGGACCATGGCTTTTTCTCGCCCATGTCGGCGCTGCTGCCCCATGAAGCAGGCTGGCCCGTGCAAATCGTGCCGCTGCAGGTTGGCGTGCTGCAACTGCCAATCCCCACGGCGCGGCGCTGCTACAAACTCGGCCAAGCCCTGCGCCGTGCGATCGAGAGCTACCCGCAAGACCTGAAGGTGGCCATTGTTGCCACCGGAGGCGTGTCACACCAGGTGCACGGCGAACGCTGCGGCTTCAACAACCCGCAATGGGACGCCCAGTTCATGGAGCTGCTGGTGAACGACCCGCAGCGCCTGACCGAGATGACCCTGGCCGAGTACGCCACCCTGGGCGGCATGGAAGGCGCCGAAGTGATCACCTGGCTGATCATGCGGGGCGCCCTGTCTGCCAGCGTGGAGCGCCTGCACCAGGGCTACTACCTGCCCTCGATGACCGGCATCGCCACCCTGCTGCTGGAAAACCGCGATACAGCCGTGCCCGCGCCGGTCAACGAGCGCCACCGCCAGCACATGCGCCATCAGCTGGCGGGGGCCGAAACGCTGGAGGGCACCTACCCCTATACCCTGGAGCGCAGCGCCAAAGGCTACCGGCTGAACAAGTTCTTGCACCGGCTGATCGAGCCGCAGTGGCGCCAGCGCTTCCTGAGCGAACCCGAGGCGCTGTTCCAGCACGCCGAGCTGAGCGAACAGGAGCGGGACTTGCTGCGCCGCCGCGACTGGCGCGGGCTGATCCACTACGGGGTGATTTTCTTTGTGCTGGAAAAACTCGGCGCCGTACTGGGCGTGTCAAACCTGGACATCTATGCCGCCATGCGCGGCCAAAGCCTGGACGACTTCATGAAAACGCGTAACCAGCAGGTGCGCTACTCGGTGGCCGGCAAGGCCAGCCAATGA
- a CDS encoding OprD family porin, whose product MSHTRHYPLFTTLALAAVLPPAAMAEGFVDDAKASLTLRNFYMNRDYTGNASQGKAEEWTQSFILDARSGFTTGVVGFGLDVLGLYSVKLDGGKGTAGTQLLPVHDDGRPADDFGRTAVAGKMRISRTELKVGEWSPTLPILRADDGRSLPQTFQGAQLTSNELAGLTLYGGQFRQNSPRNDASMQDMSLFTRTAYTSDRFNFAGGEYRFNQDRTLLGVWQAQLQDIYQQRYLQLQHQQPLGEWVLGANIGYFWGKEDGSARAGDLDNRTASGLFSARFGGNTFYLGLQKVMGEDEWFRVNGASGGTLANDAFGSSYESARERSWQVRHDFNFVVLGVPGLTLMNRYIHGDNVHNSSTDNGTEWGRESELAYVIQSGPLKALNVKWRNSSQRRNWGSTNSFDENRLIVSYPLSLL is encoded by the coding sequence ATGAGCCACACCCGCCACTACCCGCTGTTCACCACTCTCGCCTTGGCCGCCGTTTTGCCGCCAGCCGCCATGGCCGAAGGCTTTGTCGACGACGCCAAAGCCAGCCTGACCCTGCGCAATTTCTACATGAACCGCGATTACACGGGGAATGCCAGCCAGGGCAAGGCCGAAGAGTGGACACAAAGCTTCATCCTGGATGCCCGCTCCGGCTTCACCACTGGCGTGGTCGGTTTTGGCCTCGACGTGCTCGGCCTGTACAGCGTCAAACTCGACGGCGGCAAAGGCACTGCGGGTACTCAGTTGCTACCGGTGCATGACGACGGCCGCCCGGCCGATGATTTCGGGCGCACGGCGGTGGCAGGCAAAATGCGCATTTCCAGAACCGAACTGAAAGTCGGCGAGTGGTCACCAACCTTGCCGATCCTGCGCGCCGACGACGGCCGCTCGCTGCCACAAACCTTTCAGGGCGCTCAGCTCACGTCCAATGAGCTGGCCGGCCTGACCCTGTATGGCGGCCAGTTCCGTCAAAACAGCCCGCGCAACGATGCCAGCATGCAGGACATGAGCCTGTTCACCCGCACCGCCTACACCTCTGACCGTTTCAACTTCGCCGGGGGTGAATACCGTTTCAATCAGGACCGCACCCTGCTCGGCGTGTGGCAAGCCCAGTTGCAGGACATCTACCAGCAACGCTACCTGCAACTGCAGCACCAGCAACCGCTGGGTGAATGGGTGCTGGGCGCCAACATCGGCTATTTCTGGGGCAAGGAAGATGGCAGCGCCCGGGCAGGCGACCTGGATAACCGCACGGCATCAGGGCTGTTTTCTGCGAGGTTCGGCGGCAACACCTTTTACCTTGGCCTGCAAAAGGTCATGGGCGAAGACGAATGGTTCCGGGTCAACGGCGCCAGCGGTGGCACGCTGGCCAACGATGCTTTTGGCTCCAGCTACGAAAGCGCCCGGGAGCGCTCCTGGCAAGTGCGCCACGACTTCAACTTCGTGGTGCTCGGCGTGCCTGGCCTGACCCTGATGAACCGCTACATCCACGGCGACAACGTGCACAACAGCAGCACCGATAACGGCACCGAGTGGGGCCGCGAAAGCGAACTGGCGTACGTGATCCAGTCGGGCCCGCTGAAGGCGCTGAACGTCAAGTGGCGCAACTCCAGCCAGCGGCGCAACTGGGGCAGCACCAACAGCTTCGATGAGAACCGCTTGATCGTGAGCTACCCGCTGAGCCTGCTCTAA
- a CDS encoding LysR family transcriptional regulator: MSDIELPNLMQVRAFLRVAQVGSVSRASEQLYRAQSVVTRAIAELEQRLAVPLFERHTNGMRLTDFGNCVLPRVERVLAELGSVPRLLGTAAVEPLYLFQARRLEIFVKLCETRHMQTVARHFGLSQPAVSSALKVLEGGCGQPLFERTPRGLQPTRVSEDIVFPIRRALNELRRIDSDLSAMRGQLSGSVHVGALPLGRSRILPAAILRFTAAHPQVRIITNESPFDLLATDLRVGDVDFVLGALRPLEYASDLTGEALVSEDLALLVRQGHPLLQRPVSLAELGQAKWILPRAGSPARHMLETCFTEAGLAAPWPVVESADLAIIRGLLLHSDMVAAVSAHQLAHEIATGELCPVPLVLPGTRRAIGLTYRSGCLHAPAAAALMACIRQVVAEQAAPG; this comes from the coding sequence GTGAGCGACATCGAACTCCCCAACCTCATGCAAGTGCGTGCCTTTTTGCGCGTGGCGCAGGTGGGCAGCGTATCGCGCGCCTCCGAGCAGCTGTACCGGGCGCAGTCGGTGGTCACCCGGGCCATTGCGGAATTGGAGCAGCGGCTTGCCGTGCCGTTGTTCGAGCGCCACACCAATGGCATGCGGCTTACGGATTTTGGCAACTGTGTGCTGCCTCGGGTCGAGCGGGTGCTGGCTGAACTGGGCAGCGTGCCCCGTTTGCTGGGCACTGCTGCAGTGGAGCCGCTGTACCTGTTCCAGGCGCGCAGGCTGGAGATTTTCGTGAAACTGTGCGAAACCCGCCACATGCAGACGGTGGCCCGCCACTTCGGCCTCAGCCAGCCCGCCGTCAGCTCGGCATTGAAGGTGCTTGAGGGCGGGTGTGGCCAGCCGCTGTTCGAGCGCACCCCGCGTGGCTTGCAGCCCACCCGGGTCAGCGAAGACATCGTGTTCCCCATTCGCCGCGCCTTGAACGAGCTGCGTCGCATCGACAGTGATCTCAGCGCCATGCGCGGCCAGCTGAGCGGCAGCGTGCATGTGGGGGCGCTGCCGCTGGGCCGCTCGCGCATTCTGCCGGCCGCGATCCTGCGCTTTACCGCTGCCCATCCGCAGGTGCGCATCATCACCAACGAAAGCCCGTTCGACTTGTTGGCCACCGACCTTCGGGTTGGGGATGTGGATTTTGTGCTGGGTGCGCTGCGCCCGTTGGAGTATGCCAGCGACCTGACGGGTGAAGCGCTGGTCAGCGAAGACCTTGCACTGCTGGTCAGGCAGGGCCACCCCCTGCTTCAGCGGCCGGTGAGCCTGGCGGAACTGGGGCAGGCCAAATGGATACTGCCCCGTGCAGGTTCGCCAGCCCGGCACATGCTCGAAACCTGCTTCACCGAAGCGGGCCTGGCCGCCCCGTGGCCGGTGGTGGAAAGCGCAGACCTGGCAATCATTCGCGGCCTGTTGCTGCACTCGGACATGGTGGCAGCGGTGTCCGCGCACCAACTGGCCCACGAGATCGCCACCGGTGAGCTGTGCCCGGTGCCGCTTGTGTTGCCCGGCACGCGCCGGGCCATCGGCCTGACCTATCGCAGCGGCTGCCTGCATGCGCCGGCAGCCGCCGCGCTGATGGCCTGTATTCGCCAGGTGGTGGCGGAACAGGCTGCACCGGGTTAG
- the galB gene encoding 4-oxalmesaconate hydratase, which produces MNASQKTALVVSAHSADFVWRAGGAIALHAEQSYAVHVVCLSFGERGESAKLWRKGDMTEAKVKAARRDEALAAAEILGASVEFFDIGDYPMRADQDTLLRLADVFRRVQPEFVLSHSLKDPYNYDHPLAMNLAQEARIIAQAEGYKPGETIVGAPPVYAFEPHQPEQCEWRPDTFLDITPVWDKKYAAIQCMAGQEHLWEYYTRVALQRGVQAKRNVGITSARNIVYAEGLQSVFPRVTECLA; this is translated from the coding sequence ATGAATGCATCCCAAAAAACCGCCCTGGTGGTCAGCGCCCATTCCGCCGATTTTGTCTGGCGAGCGGGCGGCGCCATTGCACTGCATGCCGAGCAAAGCTATGCCGTGCATGTGGTCTGCCTGTCGTTCGGCGAGCGCGGCGAGTCGGCCAAGCTGTGGCGCAAGGGCGATATGACTGAAGCCAAGGTTAAAGCTGCCCGCCGCGATGAGGCGCTGGCTGCTGCAGAAATCCTGGGCGCCAGCGTGGAGTTTTTCGACATCGGCGACTACCCGATGCGCGCCGACCAGGACACGTTGCTGCGCCTGGCCGATGTGTTCCGCCGGGTGCAGCCCGAATTCGTGCTCAGCCACTCCCTCAAAGACCCTTACAACTACGACCACCCCCTGGCCATGAACCTGGCCCAGGAGGCGCGCATCATTGCCCAGGCCGAGGGCTACAAACCAGGCGAGACAATCGTTGGCGCGCCACCGGTGTATGCCTTCGAGCCCCATCAGCCCGAGCAGTGCGAATGGCGGCCGGACACCTTCCTCGACATCACTCCGGTGTGGGACAAAAAGTACGCCGCCATCCAGTGCATGGCCGGCCAGGAACACCTGTGGGAGTACTACACCCGGGTGGCCCTGCAACGGGGCGTGCAGGCCAAGCGCAACGTGGGCATTACCAGCGCGCGCAACATTGTTTACGCCGAAGGGTTGCAGAGCGTGTTCCCGCGGGTTACGGAGTGCCTGGCATGA
- a CDS encoding 4-carboxy-4-hydroxy-2-oxoadipate aldolase/oxaloacetate decarboxylase codes for MSRLIGRTGVVVRNIPRADAHVIDALGRLGVATVHEAQGRKGLLASGIRPIQQGVAVAGTAVTVLVAPGDNWMFHVAVEQCRPGDLLVVAPSSPCSDGYFGDLLATSLQSRGVQGLVIDAGVRDSQVLRDMGFAVWSRAVNAQGTVKEVLGAVNLPLICAGQLVNAGDIVVADDDGVVVVRHEEAGAVLEAASQRAALEEQKRQRLAAGELGLDIYQMRPRLAAKGLRYVDHLSELD; via the coding sequence ATGAGCCGCCTGATCGGCAGGACCGGCGTGGTGGTGCGCAACATCCCCCGGGCTGATGCACACGTGATCGACGCTTTGGGGCGCCTTGGCGTGGCGACCGTGCACGAGGCACAGGGCCGCAAAGGCTTGCTTGCCAGCGGCATACGCCCCATCCAGCAAGGCGTGGCGGTTGCCGGCACGGCAGTGACCGTGCTGGTCGCACCGGGCGACAACTGGATGTTCCACGTTGCCGTGGAGCAGTGCCGCCCGGGTGACCTGTTGGTGGTAGCCCCCAGCTCGCCCTGCAGCGATGGCTACTTTGGCGACCTGCTCGCCACTTCGCTGCAAAGCCGTGGCGTGCAAGGCCTGGTGATCGATGCCGGGGTTCGCGACAGCCAGGTTTTACGCGACATGGGCTTTGCCGTGTGGTCCCGGGCAGTCAATGCCCAAGGCACCGTGAAAGAGGTGCTGGGCGCCGTGAACCTGCCCTTGATCTGCGCGGGCCAGTTGGTGAATGCCGGTGACATCGTGGTCGCCGATGACGACGGCGTGGTCGTCGTGCGCCACGAAGAAGCGGGCGCCGTACTGGAAGCCGCCAGCCAGCGCGCAGCACTGGAAGAACAAAAGCGCCAGCGCCTGGCGGCCGGCGAACTGGGCCTGGACATTTACCAGATGCGCCCACGCCTGGCGGCAAAGGGCCTGCGGTATGTCGACCACCTGAGCGAGCTCGACTGA
- a CDS encoding 4-oxalomesaconate tautomerase, protein MSQTRIPCMLMRGGTSKGAYFLHEHLPADPALRDRVLLAVMGSPDQRQIDGIGGGDSLTSKVAIIRPSLHEGADVDYLFGQVVVNEAIVDYGQNCGNILAGVGPFAIERGLVAATGPVTPVRIFMENTGQIAVANVPTPDGVVQYEGATRIDGVPGAAAPVVVTFSDIAGASCGSLLPTGSSRDRFDGVDVTCIDNGMPVVLLRAVDLGLTGDESPAVLEADSALKARLESIRLQAGPRMNLGDVSQRSVPKMCLVSAPRRGGAINTRSFIPHRCHAAIGVFGAVSVATACRVAGAVTEGLAQGCEGTHARLSVEHPSGEFTVELSQQDDVSASCGLVRTARLLFDGQVCIPHTVWR, encoded by the coding sequence ATGAGCCAGACTCGCATCCCCTGCATGCTCATGCGCGGCGGCACCTCCAAAGGCGCCTACTTCCTGCACGAACACCTGCCCGCAGACCCGGCCCTGCGCGACCGCGTGCTGCTGGCGGTGATGGGCTCGCCCGATCAGCGCCAGATCGACGGCATTGGCGGCGGCGACTCACTGACCAGCAAAGTGGCCATCATCCGCCCCTCACTCCACGAAGGCGCCGACGTCGACTACCTGTTCGGCCAGGTGGTGGTGAATGAGGCCATCGTTGATTACGGCCAGAACTGCGGCAATATCCTGGCGGGCGTTGGGCCGTTTGCCATTGAACGCGGCCTGGTGGCAGCAACCGGGCCGGTTACTCCGGTAAGGATTTTCATGGAAAACACCGGGCAGATCGCGGTGGCCAACGTGCCGACACCCGATGGCGTGGTGCAATACGAAGGCGCCACCCGGATCGACGGTGTGCCCGGTGCTGCCGCGCCGGTTGTGGTCACCTTTTCCGACATTGCTGGCGCCAGCTGCGGCAGCCTGCTGCCCACGGGTAGCAGCCGGGATCGGTTCGACGGGGTCGATGTGACCTGCATCGACAACGGGATGCCGGTGGTGTTGCTGCGTGCAGTGGATTTGGGGCTCACCGGCGATGAAAGCCCGGCAGTGCTGGAAGCTGATAGCGCCCTGAAGGCGCGCCTTGAATCAATCCGCCTTCAGGCCGGCCCCAGAATGAACCTGGGTGACGTGAGCCAGCGCAGCGTGCCGAAAATGTGCCTGGTTTCAGCGCCCCGGCGCGGCGGCGCAATCAACACGCGCTCGTTCATCCCCCATCGCTGCCATGCCGCCATTGGCGTGTTCGGTGCCGTAAGCGTGGCGACGGCTTGCCGGGTGGCGGGGGCGGTGACCGAGGGGCTTGCGCAAGGCTGCGAGGGTACACACGCGCGGCTCTCGGTGGAGCACCCCAGTGGCGAGTTCACAGTCGAACTCAGCCAGCAAGACGACGTGTCGGCCAGCTGCGGGCTGGTGCGCACGGCCCGCCTGCTGTTCGACGGCCAGGTGTGCATCCCTCATACAGTGTGGCGGTGA
- a CDS encoding DUF1654 domain-containing protein, with protein sequence MANTAPATPSSYEQLGMRIQKIINSPIAQRSRAALIFRLEQESPDDWETLLEEIAENDNVTLAHRDDGGVQIFWTVPKED encoded by the coding sequence GTGGCCAACACCGCCCCCGCAACGCCGAGCAGCTACGAACAACTGGGCATGCGCATCCAGAAGATCATCAACAGCCCGATTGCCCAGCGCAGCCGCGCCGCGCTGATCTTCCGCCTGGAGCAAGAGTCGCCGGACGACTGGGAAACGCTGCTTGAGGAAATCGCGGAAAACGACAACGTCACCCTCGCCCACCGGGATGATGGCGGCGTGCAGATTTTCTGGACGGTACCTAAGGAAGACTAA
- a CDS encoding GTP pyrophosphokinase: MSTLERAIAVAARAHEGQYDKGGAAYILHPLRVMMRVSTPEQRIVAVLHDVIEDTPLTLSDLAREGFALKILAALLALSRRNGESYEDFVVRLGVDPLARTVKLADLADNSDLSRIACPGPADLARLARYQQASAYLQALP; this comes from the coding sequence ATGTCTACACTGGAGCGGGCCATTGCCGTGGCCGCCAGGGCGCATGAAGGGCAATACGACAAGGGTGGGGCGGCCTATATCCTCCACCCGTTGCGGGTGATGATGCGGGTGTCCACACCCGAGCAGCGCATCGTCGCCGTGCTTCATGATGTGATTGAAGACACCCCGCTGACGCTTTCTGACCTGGCCCGCGAGGGCTTTGCGCTGAAAATCCTTGCTGCGTTGCTGGCCTTGAGCCGGCGTAACGGCGAAAGCTACGAGGACTTTGTCGTGCGCCTGGGTGTCGACCCATTGGCGCGCACGGTGAAGCTGGCGGACCTTGCCGACAACAGCGACCTGTCACGCATCGCGTGCCCGGGCCCTGCCGACCTGGCGCGGCTGGCCCGCTACCAGCAAGCCAGCGCGTACTTGCAGGCGTTGCCCTGA